In Cicer arietinum cultivar CDC Frontier isolate Library 1 chromosome 7, Cicar.CDCFrontier_v2.0, whole genome shotgun sequence, a single window of DNA contains:
- the LOC101501104 gene encoding riboflavin biosynthesis protein PYRD, chloroplastic codes for MQALGFSVSVPYCNPRFSINPSSTIGFDLSCGFSKPIRDRIPCWKSSSYVVRAQKNDDDGFYMRKSVELARKGLGYTSPNPLVGCVIVKNGEVVGQGFHPKPGQPHAEVFALRDAGDLAENATAYVSLEPCNHFGRTPPCTEALIKANVKKVVVGMVDPNPIVASKGVDRLRGAGIEVVVGVEEELCKSINEAYIHHMLTGKPLLTLRYSLSVNGNLLDSLGNGVTDSGGYYSRLLQEYDAVILSSSLFRESLSADLVPSSQESGANQPIQIIMHKDHGFSNQIPLVINEVTGKMIIFTDCRTATAPEEAQQGIEIVSLDQINLDVILDYCNRQGLCSVLLDMRGNLNEYEELVKEGIEKKYINKFVTEILPVWNGCNQNDPLLPLKNLDHRVKVANLRSVASAQSVIIEGYLNFE; via the exons ATGCAAGCATTGGGGTTTTCAGTTTCAGTCCCATATTGCAATCCCAGATTCTCAATCAATCCCTCCTCTACCATTGGCTTCGATTTGAGTTGTGGATTTTCTAAACCAATCAGAGATAGAATACCTTGCTGGAAGAGTAGTAGCTATGTCGTTCGTGCTCAAAAGAATGACGATGATGGGTTTTACATGAGAAAAAGTGTTGAACTTGCAAGAAAGGGTTTAGGGTATACAAGCCCTAATCCATTAGTTGGATGTGTTATTGTCAAAAATGGTGAAGTGGTTGGTCAAGGTTTCCATCCTAAACCTGGCCAACCTCATGCTGAG GTGTTTGCTCTGAGAGATGCTGGTGATTTAGCCGAGAATGCGACAGCTTATGTCAGCTTGGAGCCTTGTAATCATTTTGGGAGGACTCCGCCATGTACTGAGGCTCTCATTAAAGCCAATGTTAAAAAGGTTGTTGTTGGGATGGTGGATCCAAATCCCATTGTGGCATCCAAAGGGGTAGATAGATTAAGAGGTGCCGGAATTGAAGTTGTCGTTGGCGTCGAGGAAGAACTGTGCAAGAGCATCAATGAGGCCTATATTCATCACATGTTGACTGGGAAGCCACTGCTTACTTTGAG GTACTCTCTTTCTGTCAACGGGAACTTGTTGGACTCACTTGGGAATGGAGTTACAGACTCTGGTGGATACTATTCTAGGCTATTACAAGAATATGATGCAGTTATACTGTCTTCTTCCTTATTCCGTGAAAGTTTGTCTGCTGACTTGGTACCTTCATCTCAAGAATCTGGAGCCAATCAACCTATTCAGATTATTATGCATAAAGATCATGGTTTTTCAAATCAAATTCCATTAGTCATCAATGAAGTTACTGGTAAAATGATAATCTTTACAGATTGTAGAACAGCAACAGCTCCAGAAGAGGCTCAACAAGGAATTGAAATTGTATCTTTGGATCAAATAAATCTGGATGTGATCTTGGATTATTGTAATCGTCAAGGATTGTGCAGTGTTCTGTTAGATATGAGAGGGAATTTGAATGAATATGAAGAGCTTGTTAAAGAGGGTATTGAgaagaaatatattaataaatttgtgaCAGAAATTTTGCCAGTTTGGAATGGATGTAATCAGAATGATCCTCTATTGCCATTAAAGAACTTAGATCACAGAGTAAAAGTGGCAAATTTACGCTCCGTGGCATCGGCTCAAAGTGTCATAATTGAAGGATATCTGAATTTTGAATAA
- the LOC101501419 gene encoding pentatricopeptide repeat-containing protein At4g22760 translates to MVATKLITLMKKCSIVKQAKQIHAQIFINGLTRLEPLFIHHILLWDITNYNTISHYVLSILHHLRNPDSFSWGCVIRFFSQKGLFIEAVSLYVQMRKMGLCPSSHSISSALKSCARVHDNFCGVSIHGQVHKFGFNTCVYVQTSLLDLYCKIGDVRTARKVFDEMTDRNVVSWNSLLSGYLKAGNLDEAQQFFDEMPRKDVISWNSMVSGYAKAGKMDEACYLFRQMPERNFASWNTMITGYIDCGSIVSAREFFDAMARRNSVSLITMIGGYSKSGDVDSARELFDQMDDKDLLSYNAIIACYAQNSKPKEALDLFNLMLKPDILVHPDKMTLASIISACSQLGSLEHWRWVESRINEFRIVLDDHLATALIDLYAKCGSIDKAYEQFHGLRKRDVVAYSAMIYGCGINGRAFDAIKLFKQMVGECISPNLATYTGILTAYNHAGLVEEGYRCFNSMKDNSLVPSVDHYGIMVDLLGRAGWLDEAYKVIMNMPMQPNGGVWGALLLACRLHDNVKLGEIAAQHCIKLESETAGYYSLLSGIYATVGKWNDAKKLTTGVEGKKIIKIPGCSWTQLVSVN, encoded by the coding sequence atggTTGCTACAAAATTGATAACATTGATGAAAAAGTGTTCAATTGTAAAACAAGCAAAACAAATCCATGCACAAATCTTCATCAATGGCCTTACTCGTCTTGAACCCCTTTTCATTCATCACATTCTTCTCTGGGATATCACCAACTACAATACTATATCACACTATGTCCTCTCAATTCTTCACCATCTTCGAAATCCAGATTCCTTCTCGTGGGGTTGTGTCATTCGATTCTTCTCTCAAAAGGGTCTATTTATTGAAGCTGTTTCTCTCTATGTTCAAATGAGGAAGATGGGTCTGTGTCCAAGTTCACATTCTATATCCTCTGCTCTAAAATCATGTGCTAGGGTACATGATAATTTTTGTGGTGTATCAATTCATGGGCAAGTTCATAAATTTGGATTTAATACTTGTGTTTATGTACAAACGTCCCTGCTTGATTTGTACTGTAAAATTGGGGATGTGAGGACTGCACgtaaggtgtttgatgaaatgacTGACAGAAATGTTGTTTCTTGGAATTCTCTTTTAAGTGGGTATCTAAAAGCTGGTAACTTGGATGAGGCTCAACAATTTTTTGATGAGATGCCTAGGAAAGATGTGATTTCTTGGAACTCTATGGTTTCTGGATATGCCAAAGCAGGAAAAATGGATGAGGCCTGTTATCTGTTTCGACAAATGCCAGAGAGGAATTTTGCTTCATGGAATACAATGATTACTGGCTACATCGACTGTGGAAGCATTGTGTCAGCTAGAGAATTTTTTGATGCAATGGCAAGGAGAAACAGTGTTTCTTTGATAACTATGATTGGCGGGTATTCGAAGAGTGGGGATGTTGACTCGGCTCGCGAGCTCTTTGACCAGATGGATGATAAAGATTTGCTCTCCTATAATGCTATTATAGCTTGTTATGCTCAAAATAGTAAACCAAAAGAAGCACTCGACCTATTTAATTTAATGCTTAAACCAGACATCCTTGTGCATCCAGACAAGATGACTTTGGCTAGCATTATATCAGCTTGTTCACAATTGGGGAGTCTAGAACATTGGCGCTGGGTTGAGTCACGCATTAATGAATTTCGAATTGTATTAGATGATCATTTGGCCACTGCGTTAATTGACTTGTATGCAAAGTGTGGAAGCATTGACAAGGCATATGAGCAATTCCATGGCCTGAGAAAGAGGGATGTAGTTGCATATTCTGCAATGATCTATGGATGTGGAATAAATGGAAGGGCATTCGATGCAATCAAGTTATTTAAACAGATGGTTGGAGAGTGTATTAGCCCTAATTTAGCCACCTATACCGGAATTCTAACTGCTTATAATCATGCTGGATTGGTTGAAGAAGGTTACCGGTGCTTTAACTCCATGAAGGACAACAGCCTTGTGCCTTCGGTTGATCATTATGGAATCATGGTTGATCTTTTGGGGAGAGCCGGATGGCTGGATGAAGCGTATAAGGTTATAATGAATATGCCAATGCAACCAAATGGTGGTGTTTGGGGAGCTCTACTTCTTGCTTGCAGATTACATGACAATGTGAAGCTTGGGGAAATAGCTGCTCAGCATTGCATTAAGCTTGAGAGTGAAACAGCTGGTTACTATTCTCTTCTTTCTGGTATATATGCCACTGTTGGAAAATGGAATGATGCCAAGAAGTTGACAACTGGTgtggaaggaaagaaaatcatCAAGATACCTGGATGTAGTTGGACACAACTTGTGTCAGTCAACTAA
- the LOC101501735 gene encoding acyl-CoA-binding domain-containing protein 4-like, whose translation MFGFSRRRTKLGRLKVQQLSEGTRSPIIVRHPKRIPNSILNGEGEEDGDAVAGSSGHSDENENENENVCTDISSSSSGGSDNWVVLSISGDKPTPRFNHAAAVIGNKIIVVGGESATGLLDDVQVLYFDTFSWTTASSKLYLSPSSLPLKIPACKGHSLVSWGRKALLIGGKTDPGSDRISVWAFDTESECWSLMEAKGDIPVARNGHSVVRASSYLILFGGEDGKRRKLNDLHMFDLKSLTWLPLHYTGTAPSPRLNHVAALYDDKVLYIFGGSSKSKTLNDLYSLDFETMAWSRVKVRGFHPSPRAGCCGILCGTKWYITGGGSKKKRHGETLIFDIVKHEWSVTITSPPSSITTNKGFSLVLVQHKEKDYLVAFGGSKKEPSNQVEVLELDKNESALRRRSTPSKGPASILLEKHSSSTRLASQLNHCSQRLVDSVARQNLASSVEHGSGRKSLSESLVVDPNFPPTNVSLRKQFDRDEEYNADVKMDKNSEESSFPQVANHRTNENNRGKLMHVSGAKINVEGQVLLSGISNQQNQVFENDALESDSVSFPENDKSGSLSSTNIYQYYESKVAALIRKNGMLEGQLAASLTSREAAEKSLASVLKSRQEMEKKLADAVKEMELLREKLASLELAQEEANNLSNIVHSDNVRLEHDVAFLKAVLDDTQKELHSTRGVIAGERARAFQLQYEVFHLKQRLQSIENRTSTTPRKPFHVQ comes from the exons ATGTTTGGTTTCTCTCGAAGACGAACCAAACTAGGAAG ATTGAAGGTTCAGCAACTTTCTGAGGGTACTAGAAGTCCTATTATTGTAAGGCACCCCAAACGAATTCCAAACTCCATTCTCAAT ggagaaggagaagaagatggGGATGCAGTTGCAGGGTCAAGTGGTCATTctgatgaaaatgaaaatgaaaatgaaaatgtttgCACCGATATCAGTAGTTCTAGCTCAGGCGGGTCAGATAACTGGGTGGTCTTGTCAATTTCTGGGGATAAGCCCACTCCTAGATTCAAT CATGCGGCAGCTGTCATTGGGAACAAGATCATAGTGGTTGGCGGTGAGTCTGCTACTGGATTGTTAGATGATGTGCAG GTGCTGTATTTTGATACATTTTCGTGGACCACCGCATCATCAAAGCTTTACTTGTCACCCAGCAGTCTTCCCCTAAAGATTCCTGCATGCAAGGGTCATAGTTTG GTATCATGGGGGAGAAAGGCACTCCTCATTGGAGGGAAAACAGATCCGGGAAGTGACAGAATTTCAG TATGGGCATTTGATACAGAAAGTGAGTGCTGGTCTCTCATGGAGGCAAAGGGAGACATACCG GTCGCTCGCAATGGTCACAGTGTTGTTAGGGCAAGCtcttatttgattttgtttggGGGTGAAGATGGAAAAAGGAGGAAACTGAATGATCTGCATATGTTTGATCTCAAGTCGTTGACATGGCTTCCACTTCACTACAC GGGAACAGCACCTTCTCCAAGGTTGAACCATGTAGCAGCTCTTTATGATGATAAAGTTCTTTATATATTTGGAGGATCATCAAAATCCAAAACCTTAAATGATTTATATTCACTTGACTTTGAAACG ATGGCATGGTCAAGAGTAAAGGTTCGAGGTTTCCACCCATCACCTAGAGCTGGTTGTTGCGGCATTTTATGTGGTACTAAATGGTATATTACAGGGGGTGGAAGCAAGAAAAAAC GACATGGAGAGACTCTAATTTTTGATATTGTCAAACATGAATGGTCTGTGACAATTACCTCACCTCCATCTTCTATCACTACCAACAAG GGTTTCAGCTTGGTACTTGTGCAGCACAAGGAAAAGGACTATCTTGTTGCATTTGGGGGATCCAAAAAAGAGCCATCAAATCAG GTTGAAGTGTTGGAATTGGATAAGAATGAATCAGCACTTAGAAGACGATCAACTCCCAGTAAAGGTCCAGCATCTATACTTCTGGAAAAACACTCATCATCAACTAGGTTGGCCTCTCAACTTAATCATTGTTCCCAACGGTTAGTTGACTCTGTTGCTAGACAAAATTTAGCATCTTCGGTTGAACATGGTTCTGGAAGGAAATCTCTATCAGAATCCCTGGTTGTGGATCCCAATTTTCCCCCAACCAATGTCTCCCTTCGTAAGCAATTTGATCGCGATGAAGAATACAATGCAGATGTCAAGATGGACAAGAACTCAGAGGAAAGTTCTTTCCCTCAG GTGGCAAATCACAGAACAAATGAAAATAACCGTGGTAAACTGATGCATGTTAGTGGAGCCAAGATTAATGTTGAAGGACAGGTTTTGTTGTCTGGGATttcaaatcaacaaaatcaagtATTTGAAAATGATGCTCTAGAAAGCGATAGCGTATCATTTCCCGAGAATGATAAATCAGGATCGCTGTCTTCTACAAATATTTATCAGTATTATGAAAGTAAAGTAGCGGCCCTAATAAGAAAAAACGGAATGCTGGAGGGTCAACTGGCAGCTTCCCTAACAAGTAGAGAAGCTGCAGAGAAAAGCTTAGCATCTGTTCTTAAAAGCAGGCAGGAAATGGAGAAAAAATTGGCCGATGCAGTTAAGGAGATGGAACTACTCAGAGAGAAGCTTGCCAGTCTAGAGTTGGCCCAAGAAGAGGCCAACAACCTATCAAACATTGTCCACTCTGACAATGTTCGGCTCGAGCATGATGTGGCCTTCCTCAAGGCCGTTTTAGATGATACACAAAAG GAGTTGCACTCAACACGAGGAGTTATTGCAGGAGAAAGAGCAAGGGCATTCCAATTACAG TATGAAGTTTTTCATCTGAAGCAGAGATTGCAATCGATAGAAAATCGGACTTCTACTACACCGAGGAAACCGTTTCATGTGCAGTGA
- the LOC101502063 gene encoding uncharacterized protein isoform X2 — MFGFSRRRTKLGRLKVQQLSEGTRSPIIVRHPKRIPNSILNGEEEEDGDAVAGSSGHSDENVCSDISSSSSAGSDNWVLLSISGDKPIPRFNHAAAVIGNKIIVVGGESATGLLDDVQVLNFDTFSWTTASSKLYLSPSSLPLKIPACKGHSLVSWGEKVLLVGGKTDLGSDKISVWEFDTKTEHWSLMEAKGDIPVARSGHSVVRASSALILFGGKNAKRRKLNDLHMFDLKSLTWLPLHYTGAAPCPRFNHVAALYDDKVLYIFGGSSKSRTLNDLYSLDFEKMAWSRVKIRGFRPSPRTGCCGVLCGTKWYITGGGSRKKRYGDTMIFDILKKEWSMAIASPPSSVTTNKGFSLVLMQHKEKDFLVAFGGSKKEPSNQVEVLAMEKIESAQPVRRRSTPRKGPASILLEEHSASTRLDSQLNDCSQRLVDSVARQNLTSTIQHGSRRKSLSESLVVDPNCLRSNIFFCNQFDHDEEYNYNTYTKMDKNSKESSLPQAAVETNAIHGNQMNIGEAKIDMEEQQMLVSEILNQQNQISESNTLESDSELFPENSKAGSFFNTNIYHYYESEVTALTKKNTILEAQLVASLASEDTATKNLESILRSRQEIEEKLSDTLKEMEVMREKLASLELTQEEVNNLSNVVHSDNVRLEHDVAFLKAVLDDTQKELHSTRGVVARERGRAFQLQCEAFHLNQRLQSMENQASTPRKPFHVQ, encoded by the exons ATGTTTGGTTTCTCTCGAAGACGAACCAAACTAGGAAG ATTGAAGGTTCAGCAACTTTCTGAGGGTACTAGAAGTCCTATTATTGTAAGGCACCCCAAACGAATTCCAAACTCCATTCTCAAT ggagaagaagaagaagatggggATGCAGTTGCAGGGTCAAGTGGCCATTCTGATGAAAATGTTTGCTCTGATATCAGTAGTTCTAGCTCAGCCGGGTCAGATAACTGGGTGTTGTTGTCAATTTCTGGGGATAAGCCTATTCCTAGATTCAAT CATGCCGCGGCTGTCATTGGGAATAAGATCATAGTGGTTGGCGGCGAGTCTGCTACTGGACTCTTAGATGATGTGCAA GTGCTGAATTTCGACACGTTTTCGTGGACCACCGCATCGTCAAAGCTTTACTTGTCACCCAGCAGTCTTCCCCTAAAGATTCCTGCATGCAAGGGTCATAGTTTG GTCTCGTGGGGGGAAAAAGTGCTCCTTGTCGGAGGGAAAACAGACCTTGGAAGTGACAAAATTTCAG TATGGGAATTTGACACAAAAACAGAACACTGGTCACTCATGGAGGCAAAGGGAGACATACCG GTTGCTCGCAGTGGTCATAGTGTTGTTAGGGCGAGCTCTGCTTTAATATTGTTTGGGGGTAAAAATGCAAAAAGGAGGAAACTGAATGATCTACATATGTTTGACCTGAAGTCCTTAACATGGCTTCCGCTTCACTACAC TGGAGCAGCACCTTGTCCAAGATTTAACCATGTAGCAGCTCTTTATGATGATAAAGTTCTTTACATATTTGGAGGATCTTCAAAATCCAGGACTTTAAATGATCTATATTCACTTGACTTTGAAAAG ATGGCTTGGTCAAGAGTAAAAATACGAGGTTTCCGCCCGTCACCTAGAACTGGATGTTGTGGCGTCTTGTGTGGTACTAAATGGTATATTACAGGGGGTGGAAGCAGGAAAAAAC GATATGGAGACACtatgatatttgatattttaaaaaaagaatggtCTATGGCAATCGCTTCACCTCCATCTTCTGTCACTACCAACAAG GGTTTCAGCTTGGTACTCATGCAGCACAAGGAAAAGGACTTTCTTGTTGCATTTGGGGGATCCAAAAAAGAGCCATCAAATCag GTGGAAGTGTTAGCAATGGAAAAAATTGAATCAGCTCAGCCAGTGAGAAGACGATCAACTCCTCGTAAAGGTCCAGCATCTATACTACTTGAAGAACATTCAGCATCCACTAGATTGGACTCTCAACTCAATGATTGCTCCCAACGTTTAGTTGACTCTGTTGCTAGACAAAATCTAACATCTACAATTCAACATGGTTCTCGAAGGAAGTCTCTATCGGAATCCTTGGTTGTTGATCCCAATTGCCTCCGTTCCAATATCTTCTTTTGTAATCAATTTGATCATGACGAAGAATATAATTACAATACATATACCAAGATGGACAAGAATTCTAAGGAAAGCTCCTTACCTCAA GCCGCAGTCGAAACAAATGCAATCCATGGTAATCAGATGAATATTGGTGAAGCAAAGATTGACATGGAGGAACAACAGATGTTGGTATCTGAAATTTTAAATCAACAAAACCAAATATCTGAAAGTAACACGCTAGAAAGTGATAGTGAGTTATTTCCTGAAAACAGTAAAGCCGGATCATTTTTTaacacaaatatttatcattattatgaaAGTGAAGTGACTGCCTTGACaaagaaaaatacaattctGGAGGCACAATTGGTAGCTTCCCTTGCAAGCGAAGACACTGCAACGAAAAACTTAGAATCTATACTTAGAAGTAGGCAGGAAATAGAGGAAAAACTGAGTGATACACTGAAGGAGATGGAAGTAATGAGGGAGAAGCTTGCCAGCTTAGAGTTGACCCAAGAAGAGGTTAACAACCTATCAAACGTTGTCCACTCTGACAATGTTCGGCTTGAGCACGATGTGGCCTTCCTCAAGGCTGTTTTAGATGATACGCAGAAG GAGTTGCACTCAACAAGAGGAGTTGTTGCAAGAGAAAGAGGTAGAGCATTCCAACTACAG TGTGAAGCTTTTCATCTCAATCAAAGGTTGCAATCGATGGAAAATCAAGCATCTACCCCTAGGAAACCATTTCATGTGCAGTGA
- the LOC101502063 gene encoding uncharacterized protein isoform X1: MFGFSRRRTKLGRLKVQQLSEGTRSPIIVRHPKRIPNSILNGEEEEDGDAVAGSSGHSDENVCSDISSSSSAGSDNWVLLSISGDKPIPRFNHAAAVIGNKIIVVGGESATGLLDDVQVLNFDTFSWTTASSKLYLSPSSLPLKIPACKGHSLVSWGEKVLLVGGKTDLGSDKISVWEFDTKTEHWSLMEAKGDIPVGISVARSGHSVVRASSALILFGGKNAKRRKLNDLHMFDLKSLTWLPLHYTGAAPCPRFNHVAALYDDKVLYIFGGSSKSRTLNDLYSLDFEKMAWSRVKIRGFRPSPRTGCCGVLCGTKWYITGGGSRKKRYGDTMIFDILKKEWSMAIASPPSSVTTNKGFSLVLMQHKEKDFLVAFGGSKKEPSNQVEVLAMEKIESAQPVRRRSTPRKGPASILLEEHSASTRLDSQLNDCSQRLVDSVARQNLTSTIQHGSRRKSLSESLVVDPNCLRSNIFFCNQFDHDEEYNYNTYTKMDKNSKESSLPQAAVETNAIHGNQMNIGEAKIDMEEQQMLVSEILNQQNQISESNTLESDSELFPENSKAGSFFNTNIYHYYESEVTALTKKNTILEAQLVASLASEDTATKNLESILRSRQEIEEKLSDTLKEMEVMREKLASLELTQEEVNNLSNVVHSDNVRLEHDVAFLKAVLDDTQKELHSTRGVVARERGRAFQLQCEAFHLNQRLQSMENQASTPRKPFHVQ, from the exons ATGTTTGGTTTCTCTCGAAGACGAACCAAACTAGGAAG ATTGAAGGTTCAGCAACTTTCTGAGGGTACTAGAAGTCCTATTATTGTAAGGCACCCCAAACGAATTCCAAACTCCATTCTCAAT ggagaagaagaagaagatggggATGCAGTTGCAGGGTCAAGTGGCCATTCTGATGAAAATGTTTGCTCTGATATCAGTAGTTCTAGCTCAGCCGGGTCAGATAACTGGGTGTTGTTGTCAATTTCTGGGGATAAGCCTATTCCTAGATTCAAT CATGCCGCGGCTGTCATTGGGAATAAGATCATAGTGGTTGGCGGCGAGTCTGCTACTGGACTCTTAGATGATGTGCAA GTGCTGAATTTCGACACGTTTTCGTGGACCACCGCATCGTCAAAGCTTTACTTGTCACCCAGCAGTCTTCCCCTAAAGATTCCTGCATGCAAGGGTCATAGTTTG GTCTCGTGGGGGGAAAAAGTGCTCCTTGTCGGAGGGAAAACAGACCTTGGAAGTGACAAAATTTCAG TATGGGAATTTGACACAAAAACAGAACACTGGTCACTCATGGAGGCAAAGGGAGACATACCGGTAGGAATTTCG GTTGCTCGCAGTGGTCATAGTGTTGTTAGGGCGAGCTCTGCTTTAATATTGTTTGGGGGTAAAAATGCAAAAAGGAGGAAACTGAATGATCTACATATGTTTGACCTGAAGTCCTTAACATGGCTTCCGCTTCACTACAC TGGAGCAGCACCTTGTCCAAGATTTAACCATGTAGCAGCTCTTTATGATGATAAAGTTCTTTACATATTTGGAGGATCTTCAAAATCCAGGACTTTAAATGATCTATATTCACTTGACTTTGAAAAG ATGGCTTGGTCAAGAGTAAAAATACGAGGTTTCCGCCCGTCACCTAGAACTGGATGTTGTGGCGTCTTGTGTGGTACTAAATGGTATATTACAGGGGGTGGAAGCAGGAAAAAAC GATATGGAGACACtatgatatttgatattttaaaaaaagaatggtCTATGGCAATCGCTTCACCTCCATCTTCTGTCACTACCAACAAG GGTTTCAGCTTGGTACTCATGCAGCACAAGGAAAAGGACTTTCTTGTTGCATTTGGGGGATCCAAAAAAGAGCCATCAAATCag GTGGAAGTGTTAGCAATGGAAAAAATTGAATCAGCTCAGCCAGTGAGAAGACGATCAACTCCTCGTAAAGGTCCAGCATCTATACTACTTGAAGAACATTCAGCATCCACTAGATTGGACTCTCAACTCAATGATTGCTCCCAACGTTTAGTTGACTCTGTTGCTAGACAAAATCTAACATCTACAATTCAACATGGTTCTCGAAGGAAGTCTCTATCGGAATCCTTGGTTGTTGATCCCAATTGCCTCCGTTCCAATATCTTCTTTTGTAATCAATTTGATCATGACGAAGAATATAATTACAATACATATACCAAGATGGACAAGAATTCTAAGGAAAGCTCCTTACCTCAA GCCGCAGTCGAAACAAATGCAATCCATGGTAATCAGATGAATATTGGTGAAGCAAAGATTGACATGGAGGAACAACAGATGTTGGTATCTGAAATTTTAAATCAACAAAACCAAATATCTGAAAGTAACACGCTAGAAAGTGATAGTGAGTTATTTCCTGAAAACAGTAAAGCCGGATCATTTTTTaacacaaatatttatcattattatgaaAGTGAAGTGACTGCCTTGACaaagaaaaatacaattctGGAGGCACAATTGGTAGCTTCCCTTGCAAGCGAAGACACTGCAACGAAAAACTTAGAATCTATACTTAGAAGTAGGCAGGAAATAGAGGAAAAACTGAGTGATACACTGAAGGAGATGGAAGTAATGAGGGAGAAGCTTGCCAGCTTAGAGTTGACCCAAGAAGAGGTTAACAACCTATCAAACGTTGTCCACTCTGACAATGTTCGGCTTGAGCACGATGTGGCCTTCCTCAAGGCTGTTTTAGATGATACGCAGAAG GAGTTGCACTCAACAAGAGGAGTTGTTGCAAGAGAAAGAGGTAGAGCATTCCAACTACAG TGTGAAGCTTTTCATCTCAATCAAAGGTTGCAATCGATGGAAAATCAAGCATCTACCCCTAGGAAACCATTTCATGTGCAGTGA
- the LOC101503006 gene encoding monothiol glutaredoxin-S2-like, with amino-acid sequence MERITKMVSERPVVIFSKSTCCMSHTIKTLLSEFGVNPAVHELDEIPRGREIEQALSRLGCSPTVPTLYIAGDLIGGANQVMSLHLNRSLIPMLKKAGALWL; translated from the coding sequence atggagagAATAACAAAGATGGTTTCAGAGAGGCCAGTGGTGATATTCAGCAAGAGTACATGTTGCATGAGTCATACAATAAAGACACTTTTGAGTGAGTTTGGTGTGAATCCAGCAGTACATGAACTTGATGAGATACCAAGAGGGAGAGAAATTGAACAAGCTCTTTCAAGATTAGGTTGTTCTCCAACTGTTCCCACTCTCTACATTGCTGGTGACCTTATTGGTGGTGCCAATCAAGTTATGTCTCTTCATCTTAACCGTTCTTTGATTCCAATGCTTAAAAAAGCTGGTGCTCTTTGGCTTTAA